aatttcaatatgaaataaaattgatcaaagtTACTTTCCAGTTCCATGGGATTGACAACAATTAATTTTCTCTGTGTTCCTAGTcacagaaaatattttgagTGTATTTCGTTATACACTCAAAATACACAATACATACACAATAcacaatatcaaaatacacgaAGTTGTTTTCGAATCGAAATGATTTGTTAGTATAAAAAATTACGAAGTGGCTACTCGTACGGACCCGTACGAATAATTCCGTAGGCTATTCGTACACACCCGTCGGATAACTTTGGAATTATGTGTACGGgaagggatagggttagggtaaggtgaagctatatgtagttaaaacattcgaccgactgtcagcgagctcggtggtctagtggtatgatgctgcgctagtaatttactggcccgggttcgaatctCGCTTTATCCGctatttttctctaactctattCTCCACACTTGAATTTTTAAGTCGTGCACTTCTGTACGCATGCGCGGCGTTAATCGGCCAATCAGCAACAGTTATTAGCGCATGGAGTTCGTGAATTGACGTAAAATCGGAAAATTCGCGTTTGCAAAGCTGAAAGATCGTATGGATTAACGAAACAACcgcaatatttagaaaatatagaatgtTTTGCGCATTTGAAGCCCTCGACCATCAAAATCGGTGAAGGATTTCGTGTCGAACTCAACGttttaaatttcgaaatcggcAAAAACCGGTGTCATAGCATTTTCGGTCCAGGCGATTTCGGCCCTAATTTCGCGTTCAAAGACATATAATTCACGAACTATTCATTGGAAGTTAACGGGATTAGTTTCGTTAGAAGCCGGAAGCTATTAGCTTTCATATCATGCCTGGATTATCAAAATCGGACGAGAAATAACGAAATAGTAAGCGACTGAAGTTGAGTAGTTTGTGAGCGTCGTTAgcccccttgttattttatatatactatatacattggattaacagattatcgtttttacattacctacaactctgatacgagcccctgtggtgACGAAGCGTCCGTCACTtggatttcatctattacatattacGCAAAACCAAAAGTAATGTGTAGGCctaattgtaaatatattgaaatataaatcaagCTATGAAAGACGCGTTTTAATGAATCACTGGCAAATACGGAGCAAGATTTTCTAACCTAATATCACGAAAATTGCAAATAAACGAAATATTTTCTCCGTAAAAAAACTTCACCCGGAAGTACGCGTGAGCTCCACACAAATCGCAAAATGTAGGCATAAAGGGTGGCTCCGACACAATtcgcaaattcaaattcaaatatttattcagTATAAACAATTGCACTGTTTGTGACTGACatttatacatacatacatgttACAaagtgagaaaaaaaaataataatcattaacaTCTGAACAATCTAAACATCTAAACAAGCACTGATATAAAAcagatatacatgtaatatgaTAGACTATATGCATGgctttcaacaaaaaatactGTATCGGCAGTTGCCAGTGCATGCCAGGAGATGAAGCTGATAAAGTTTTAATGACGGCAATCCAAGAAACCGAATGTCAAATGTGACTCTTCTTAGTTTGAAGTCTGAGATTCACTAATCGGTCTTTTCTATTCTTCCTCTGAAGGCTTCCTAAGTCGACGAAAGATTAATACAAACAGCGCTAATTCTAGAAGACAAACCCAATCTTTTTTCATACCAGTGTTTACAAGTAGCCAACGCACACGACGCCGCAGCGAAAAATTGAAACAAGacacagaaacatgtttccgaaTATTTCCCTACGTCACACGCGAGTTGGGCATTAAATGTACATACTATATGGTGTGTTCGAATCtaaatcttaaacatttcGTGCTCCACGAAGGTTGACTAAGCTCtttgtgaaatattgaaaacgaATCCCGCTCTGTTGTCACGATCTTGTTCTTAAATGTGATGAAAATTCTAATTTTTGCGATTTGGTATAAATAACGGACAGGCGCTCAATTACTGCGACGCACGCTCAGTCGGGATCTCGATTACCgtattttttcgaaaattcgctttgtaaatataaaatcaatcGAAAAGTGGTCGCAAGAACGCGTTCACGGTAGGATTTACTTTCACTCATATTTGAAACTTAGAGAACAATTTAAACGCTCAAAATTCAGCCATAGACTGAAGTAATGTACACGTAGGTCCACGCACAAAAACAGAAGTTTTAAATTTGTCagaatattatttcattttattttcatgaaattataCATGAAAACCCGTGCTTGATATTCGAAGAAGTTGTTTATCCGGATCTGTCATGCGCgttagaaaaaagaaaatcccgCGAAAATACAATAGAATCATAGTTAATGATCACAACATACAAGTTGAATACATATAATCTGACAAACACAATGAATACTACTATGTACAATGTATATCGATTCTAAAGATACGACATCGAATCCAGTTATCTCGTtagttttcaattaaaagaacaaaataCTTTTAATTTAGACCAAAATCTTTACCAACCTAGCAGAAGCCATTAATTCCACAGTTaagagttagagttaaaacttcttgttttgaatttcaaatatcaaactcTGACTTAAATTCGAACTAAGGATCCAAGTTCATTAAGCGTGGGTTAAGATTTAACATAAGGGTAAACATTGAAGATAAAATCTGacacaggatccagttccacaaagTTCGggatcaagttccacagttcaggacccagttccccaattctggatccagttccacagttctggatccagttccgcagttcgggatccacttccacagttcgggatccagttccgcagttcagggtccagtttcacttAATCGAAAACTGAATGCTGAACTATGAACTTGTGTGTCCTGCTGAACTGTCGGCCCAGACTGAGCTTGAGCAATCACATCGATGAGATAATAGCCAGTAGGACCGATTCAGTTAGAGTTGGTGTTGTGAATTCACAGTGAAGAGGATTTGACGAGCTTAGAGCCTCCACGACACATGAGATAACCTCTCACTTCCGCCGAGGAAAACACATAAACTAGAAAGTTCAACACGTAATTCATCTCCCATAGAATATTAGTAACCGGACCGTAAATATTCTCTCTCATCCACAGCCAATCAGGCCACACGAGCATACATGTTATCACGATAGTACTCGGTGTCAAACATATAACCAATGTCGAAGTAACCGCTACTAGTAATTTAGTGACCTTGAGAGCGTTAGCGCGCTTCTTTCTTTCAGATGGATCCGCGCTAGCCAACTCGGAGAGATTCTTGCGCCTGAGTAATGCGGTGATTATGGACGCGTTGCAAGCCGTGATTAAAGTCATGGGCAAAATAGAAATCAACGCCGACGACGTTAAAGCGTTTGCAGCTTGGGTTTTTACGTCGACATAACAACCCAATATCGGGTGGAACTCTAACTTAAAACTGGGCATCAAAATGTACGTCATAACCAGTGCTGCTACAAATAGCGTCGAAACGGTAATAATCGTTGCCGCTTTTCTCGTGCACAAACGAAAACCAAAAACCGGGAAACAGACCACGATCAATCGTTCAACGCTGATCGCCGAAACCAACCAAGAACTCTGGACAGCTAATGTAAGACTGAAGTACGTGGCCGCGGTACTGGTCGCGAAATTCACCGGTTTAACTACCAACGGACCACCGAACCATAGACTGGCCAAATTCAACCAGATAACCAGACGCTGGACCACGTTACCCACATCAACCAATGATAGAGCTGATAGGTAAACGGTGTACGAATGCCTGCGCATTTTCGTGAAAGTCATGATtacaaatgataaaatgtttgcCGCGAGACCGAAAGTCGAAAGAACGAATGATCCGATAAACTGAAGCCAGGCTTTCCACATCGGTCCGTCCAGTAGCGATTGCGCGTATACGTAGTATAAATCACAGTAATGCCCGAGTTGGTAGACACCGACACTTTCTTCTTCGCCACCAAGAGTTACATTTCCGCTTAACGCCATGTTACTGTATTCACAAAAGCTCCGGCAGGTATAAGGTAGTTCTCGATACTAAGTTTGCGagtaaaattgtatttttgtcgGATATTCGACTTCCTATAATCAACCACCGATAACAGCCGCGGACGAAGCGGATTGTTGTTGCCACACTACAGTAAATCTTGGAGTCTCTTTAACTGATGACAGCTTCCTCTTTTGAGAAAATCTTGAGAGAAAAAACGCGCTACTAGTTGAACAAGAAGCTGTCGCAAGGATTATGAACTTGCGGCGCATCTGACATGGCTGGTCGAACACCTCACCGGTATTTATAAGGATTTCGCTGAAAGGGGTGTTTAGAGCGTGTGAACTGGTATTTTGAACTTAgtaattattaaatttcatatcgAAACCATAATTGCCACAATTGACAAATAAGATGCCCTGGCTAGTGTAGAGTTCATCATGATAATGGCCAAGTATTTATAATAAGCGGGAACAAATGGTTTGCAGAATCAGGTCCGCCATCTGTGTCAGAGGCGCCAACATAAACAAGCGagaaactgtcaaaatcacTTATCTCTTGCAATCtattgatacatttttttcatcatctcGTTCtatatttatcatgttttaatAGAGTAATAacttttaaaaagtaaaagtaAATTAGATAAAATCGTAGGTCACATAAAACCAGCGGTAATTTAGTGTTCGTATTAAATGCTTTATGTAAAGATCTACAATAACCGCCCCCCCCCGCCCAAATACAGGTCATACGTATCGTTAAAAACGAGGAAAATTTTACAGATGAAGTACTGGACTGGACACatcgatcagtttttgaaactttctAATGTCTGcagtgtttgtagttcattttcattgaacgACATCAAGTGCGATTGAAAGTAGACCTAAAAAAGGGAAAATGGTGTCCAGGGTGAGCAGGTGCAGGGTCTGGGCTGAGGGTctacagggtccaggctgtGAAGGTACAGGGCCAGGCTGAGAGGGTACACAATGTCCAGGCTGAGGGCttacagggtccaggctgtGAAGGTACAGGGCCAGGCTGAGGGTACACAAGGTCCAGGCTGAGGGTctacagggtccaggctgtGAAGATACAGGGCCAGACTGAGAGGGTACACAATGTCCAGGCTGAGGGCTTTCAGGGTCCAGGCTGTGAAGGTACATGGCCAGGCTGAGGGTACACAAGGTCCAGGCTGAGGGTctacagggtccaggctgtGAAGGTACATGGCCAGGCTGAGGGTACACAAGGTCCAGGCTGAGGGTctacagggtccaggctgtGAAGGTAAAGGGCCAGGCTGAGGGTACACAATGTCCAGGCTGAGGGTctacagggtccaggctgtGAAGGTACAGGGCCAGGCTGAGGGTACACAAGGTCCAGGCTGAGGGTTTACAGGGTCCAGGTTGTGAAGGTACAGGGCCAGGCTGAGGGTACATAAGGTCCAGGCTGAGGGTctacagggtccaggctgtGAAGGTACAGGGCCAGGCTGAGGGTACACAAGGTCCAGGCTGAAGGGAATTCAGAGTTCAGGCTGAGGGTCTACCAGGGTCCAGGCTGTGAAGGTGCGAAGTCCAAGATCTAGATGGATACCTGCACTAGAAGAATTATGCAATCAAGTTTTGGGTGGAATCGAGGTGGCTTGAAATGTAAAATCATGTTACCAGAATCTGATTCCTAATCTTACACGGGCAGAAGATATCCAAATTATTATAATACATTACAATTAATTCATTGTAGTTAATTATCTAAGAGTTTCATTTGATCAATAATTTAGAGGAAATATTGCAAACAGTGTTAGCATTCCTAACTCATAATTACCGCCCGAACTTAACGGTGAGACGTAtataatcagaattatttctcTAATCGCGATGATTATCTAGACGAAGCCTatcatcattttaattttaagtGACGCGGGAGTCTCTTGTGCGGAAAATCTCGCTTTCAAAGTTTCGTGATTCGTGTAATTTACTCACACGCGTGCGTTCAGAAACAAAACGATGTGTCGTTATGGCACTAACAAGGTGTTTGCTCACACCACAAATACACCTAATTTCGATGACGAGGCCACAATCACCGCAGCCAGATTTACTCAGGCCGACTGGAGGAAGACATTTCGTGAAGGGATCTTGTACCTTCAAGGCCCGCCAGTTACAGGCTTGAAGTGGCTCGGGAGTGCTCGGAATACATCGTCAGTAAATGTGGGATCCGAACGTAGAATATGATTGAATCTCAAGTGAACATCATCCACCGCTAGTTGGAGCCATCCGCGTTCGTTCGGCGAGAGGCAAGTGAGGATGGGTTTACTCGGCGTCGATTACCTCGGATTATCAAGTGCCCTCTTGATAGGCCTACTACAAGTATTACTCCAATTCGTCATGATCACAACCCGTAGCTCCAGATAGAAATTTCAGCCAACCAGTatctaatatgaatatttttttccaatcAGTAAAAGCGAAATGTttagatatatacatatatacacacaaGAAACATATTGTGTAATGAGCCATATTTAGACAAAAAGTGACGTGATCTGCTTAAGCCCGGCTTAACTCTTTCCATGTTGGAATTTTTTACCAAAATCCAATCAATCTgatattaattaatttaggCGAATTTGACATATGGTTTTTAATGTCCATTAAAGTGCTTTTCTAATGCAAAACCCCTGTATAACCCCTGTTTTTTCACCCAAGCGGACCCTTTAAATGCATTATGAAATGAGAGCAGTTACTCTGGGACTGGAAAATCTGGATGATCTAGGCTTACTTATCACTCCGAACTTCAACTACGAGTCCCTGTCAAACAGCTGGCGATCTATGGCAACTCCGATATGTAGTGTGGAGCGTCGGAAAGCCACGTACtgtcattttgttttgtttaagTCACTTAATGAGCTTGCGCCGGAAACACAAGGCCCGtcgaatcgttgaataaactactatctccaggaaacattttcggacttttttcTGTGGTGTTCTCTTTAAACTTTCGTCACAACGCGAATAGTGTCGTATCAATCGAACAAGGCCCGTTCCATCGCGGTTAAATGTAAAATCCAAAACGATTTCTTAGGATAGAATCGAACGACGTGAAGCAAGAGGTaaccaaacaaacaaaccCGCAAGTTTGTCAGTCACCTATTTGGCCGCGTATTTGTGGCCGGGTGTTCGAAGATAAAGATAAAGCACAGCTGGTGACCTGGCCAAACTTCGCAAGTCTCGTTTGGCAAATCCCGAAACAGTTTCTGCAAAAGCCGCGAGTGTGATAATTGGAAACCAACATTGACGACGAAAAACAaaagattcatttttcaacttaATAAATTTCGGGGAAATTGTTCGAAGTTCTCCGCTACAATCGATACTATAAAACCCGATTCAACAATTCTGCACTAAATACTAACCCTAGAGCTCAATAATAATTGAATCTTACTGAAAATTGAGGAACTGGGTCCGAAAATCTATGAATAAGTTATAAAGAGTTTCCTGTGACTGGGAACAAAGAGTTTCTGTAAATAGAAGAGCTCAGTCCGGATCACATTCAGTTCACACACATGTACGCACGTACATAAACTGTCAGCTTTATCTGCTATACCTGAAAGCTTGCATCATCATTCTGTAGATATGTCAGTGAACGTATGGATGATGGTATGATCACAATTCGCTTATCGgaatttattgtttatcgAGGTTAAACAATAGGAGAGATTGTCTGAATTCCCCACTTATCTTTAATCTAACTCACATCATACAAATATACAGCTTTCATCTGAGATCGTTGATGCCTTGAGGGGTTTATCTAGAATATTTATGAATAGATTCTGCATGTTTTTTCTTGCAGAAAATAAGTTTGATATTGCGCTCTATATTTCAGagaaacaattattccatcgTGAAAATGACACAATTAATTATATTCAAACCaaacatatgaaatatttcagtatAACGTTCGGGAATAGATACAACAATATTATGGTCTggttaaatcatcattttaggTGAGCATGTCTCTGGTAAATCGTCAGGTTCTTCATAGAAATGTTACTAAGATTTCTGActagatttcattttacaaaaaaagcaatcagtaaacattttaatagattgatttCTGAAAACTTTCATTGTTCCGGTGTATATAAAGAAATTGACACAAAATACAAACTGTCGAAATGTTTGTAGGAATTTTTCTAACTCGAACCATAAAGTGCCGAGAAAGAATGTAGAATGTGGAAATGAACTGGCACCGATAATAATTCCATGATTTCTATAAAGCACTGGTTGAATGGCGGACATTAAGTTGTAAATGCATTTAGCTGCAGCTTGCGGAAAAACTAGTAAAACATACACAATAACTACAACTAGAAGAGTTTTACTGGCTGAAGATTGATGACGATCTGTTCTCTTCGCTCTCAGCTCAGATCTCTTATTGCGTAATACAGCAGTTAACACTGATAATATTACAATCATTACAGAAGGAAAGATATCTTGTAGAAATGTTTTTACAGCTTTTATTTGTGAGGTTTGGGATGAAGGCATATATTGGAATAGATGTCCACATGCAAATCTGTCATATGTTTCATTGTATCTACGAGATTTGCTGAGATAAACCTTGTAAGTGATTGCAGAATCCAAGTTCATGAAATACGCCCAGAAGATGACAGAACCTACTGCAATTTTACGCCGAGTGACGGTGAAATGTTTCATGTGAAAGAAAGGAAAACGAATAGAAACAAATCTCTCGAGAGCAATCACTATAACTGTGTAGTTTGATACAGATATTGCCTGGTTATAAAATAGGTTTGAAAATATACACGAAGGAAACACTCGATTGGGCAGATAGTGGAAATAGTAATAGAAATAGTAAAGTGATGGACATAGTTTACTGTGTTTAGTGAATGTCAGGTAAGTTACGTCACATTCTGTATAAAATCCTAGATGATAAACAACGAACCCTTTCAAAAATTCAGGGAAGTTCCTAAGCTCAAACAAGACGACAAGTTGATCTGAAAACGCGAGAGTTATGAGATAGGGGAACGTGCAACGAACTGACCGATATCTGCGACACTTTATCAGTAAAATCATTGTCAGTAAGTTAAACACACTTCCCGGCGGAAGCAAGAACACATTTCTGAATATTCTGTTATATTCATTAACGAAGTTGATAAATCTTCTGAAAGCTATGATATAACCCGGTGTCTTCACAGCAGTGCGGTATATTCTACGAGTTGTGGTGGTGATAGTGGTAAAATTATCCATGAAAAGAACAGAACTGTTTGACACGACAATCTGTGTTGTTACTGCTTCCCCCAAAGTATGTGTTAGAATGCATCCTTCAAACTACTGCTACAGAACACACTTTAATCATCTATGCGTTTCACATACTGTGTTTGAATTACTACCTACGCGAGGCGCTCGATTTAAAAATACCCAATCTAAAATTGTTTTGAAAGCCTCATATATGACAATCCACTGCAGATTTAATACTTTTTAGATCTAAAAGCTCTTCTTTTGTGAGAATATGTTGCTGTGTTGACACTGTGGTGTGACATTTTAGGGAATGGTGCAATCAATTGTATTAGAAAGTACTGTTTGAGACTATAAGAATGTCATTAGGAATCTAATGGAGTTTATTTCATGATATATCTACGAGAAAGTAGGTTTTGGGGCCAGTTTTGGCTCAAGACCGCCACGACTTGTGCGTCAGCGCCAGTTGTCACAATTCCAGAAGCCGagcaaaacaaaataaaaacgattAATGCAAGAGTGCTGTAATCTATCTCTTCATATAAGTTATGTTTATAGTACGTACTTTGTGCACGAAATACAATGTGATCTTTACAAATATCACCAATAATTGTTGCATTTTCCCGGGAATTCCCAACTCTCGGTCTTTGACTTCGTCGATACGGTACATCGTTTTCGGAGCTCTGATAAATGTTTGTGAATGGTGCCTTTCTTTAAACGATGGATCCTGAACAATCCTGTTTTACAGGAAGGGGGTCATGGTCATTCATAAAAGTATGTACGCAAGGGGGTTATGAAAAAATGTACAGAGAGCGTACATGGGGccggggaggggggggggggttaaaaATACGCGGATGTCAAGCGTAGGCACGGCCCCTATAACGGAAATACACGTAACAATCAACcttgagaaaaaaatttaattacACTGTATTATTGTTTTGTAATCATCATATTCTATTTCAGTCTAGATTTGAAGTCTCGCGTGTAGGAAGGACGCCCTAAACTTGATCACACATCAATTCGTCTGCTTATTATGACTTAATTTTCCCTCATTTTAGCCAGCCCGAACATAAGCAATTTTAGCTGccttattttcaatttcctaAATCTAAGCATAAATTAGAAAATCATACTTACTATGGAGTCTTAAAAAACATAAGTTTATGTTATTTAAAAAACCCACtcgaatatttacaaatttacaaccGTTTAAAGTCAATTTGTGATTCCCCTAGAAACTATTGAACTTACGTTTCGTTTCACAGAGCCTGTTGCACACGCCTGTTCTAAAGAAACGACTATTGAACGTGTTCTCCCCTCGTAAGTGAGCCATGGGGTCTTAGATTCAATACAATTAAGTTAACGTcaaatttgttgaaatatattaTCGACAAATCTCGTTATCAGTAAGACCCAACGATGAGAAATCAAACTCTTTTTTAAGCCTCAATCTTTTTGTAAAGCCTGGCGGTTTCAAATACCATTAAGAATTATCCATCACCCTTACATGTATTTTGGTGTATGTTTACCCAATTTAACGAATTGTCCTCAGTCACTGTGCAAACGCACCCAATGACGCCCCCTCttttaaaagttcattatGATTCTGAATACGAAGGCAATGTATTTTGACGGCGGAGCCTTGGTGACGATTTCAGTTCCGATACGGTAGAACCCATAGAATGTATCGATTTTCTCTGTTGTGATTTGTTGTAACCGGAAGCTGACGGTTTATCCATGCTAGTTCCTTGACCGGCTACGAGCATGTCCTCCTCTCCCCAATGAAACGACTCCCTCAATAACTGATAACTCGTCAGTCTAGGCTGGTACTGAAATTTCCAAGCTTTGTAATCTTTGTAATCGAAATAGGTCTCAATCATTTGTCGTCCTGAAATAAACAAGGATGTACTTTAAATTTGCAAATCCGAAAGCGAAAATCCCGTTCGTCCCATATTTTGATCTGATCTGGAGCCAATTGCTCAAAAGAGTTCGTCaatggatagttgacatagtgtagattaaaagttcatcGTAACTATTTACGGTATTATCAACCGGCGGTttgctttaaccaactt
This Tubulanus polymorphus chromosome 7, tnTubPoly1.2, whole genome shotgun sequence DNA region includes the following protein-coding sequences:
- the LOC141908600 gene encoding uncharacterized protein LOC141908600: MALSGNVTLGGEEESVGVYQLGHYCDLYYVYAQSLLDGPMWKAWLQFIGSFVLSTFGLAANILSFVIMTFTKMRRHSYTVYLSALSLVDVGNVVQRLVIWLNLASLWFGGPLVVKPVNFATSTAATYFSLTLAVQSSWLVSAISVERLIVVCFPVFGFRLCTRKAATIITVSTLFVAALVMTYILMPSFKLEFHPILGCYVDVKTQAANALTSSALISILPMTLITACNASIITALLRRKNLSELASADPSERKKRANALKVTKLLVAVTSTLVICLTPSTIVITCMLVWPDWLWMRENIYGPVTNILWEMNYVLNFLVYVFSSAEVRGYLMCRGGSKLVKSSSL